In Nycticebus coucang isolate mNycCou1 chromosome 9, mNycCou1.pri, whole genome shotgun sequence, the following are encoded in one genomic region:
- the GPX6 gene encoding glutathione peroxidase 6 isoform X2 has product MIWQFWASCFFPLFLVGFTQQILKPEKMKVDCNKDVAGTIYEYGALTLDGEYIHFKQYAGKHVLFVNVATYUGLAVQYPELNALQEDLRDLGIIILGFPCNQFGKEEPGKNSEEILSGLKYVRPGGGFVPNFQLFEKGDVNGENEQKVFTFLKNSCPPTSDLLGSSKQLFWEPMKVHDIRWNFEKFLVGSNGVPVMRWYHRAPVSTVKSDIQEYLKQDA; this is encoded by the exons ATGATTTGGCAGTTCTGGGCCTCCTGTTTTTTCCCCCTGTTCCTGGTGGGCTTCACTCAACAGATTCTAAAGCCAGAAAAAATGAAG GTGGATTGCAACAAGGATGTGGCAGGCACCATTTATGAGTATGGAGCACTCACCCTGGATGGCGAGTACATCCACTTTAAGCAGTATGCAGGCAAGCATGTCCTTTTTGTCAACGTGGCCACCTACTGAGGCTTGGCAGTTCAGTACCCTG AATTGAATGCACTACAAGAGGACCTGAGAGATTTGGGTATCATTATTTTAGGCTTTCCCTGCAATcagtttggaaaagaagaacCAGGAAAGAACTCAGAAGAGATcctttctgggctcaa GTATGTGCGTCCAGGTGGAGGCTTTGTCCCCAATTTCCAGCTTTTTGAAAAAGGGGATGTGAATGGAGAGAATGAACAGAAAGTCTTCACTTTCCTGAAG AACTCCTGCCCTCCGACCTCTGATCTTCTGGGCTCATCAAAACAACTCTTCTGGGAGCCCATGAAGGTCCATGACATCCGCTGGAACTTTGAGAAGTTCTTGGTGGGATCTAATGGAGTTCCTGTCATGCGCTGGTACCACCGGGCTCCAGTCAGCACAGTCAAGTCAGACATTCAAGAGTACCTAAAGCAGGATGCTTAG
- the GPX6 gene encoding glutathione peroxidase 6 isoform X1: protein MSLVDCNKDVAGTIYEYGALTLDGEYIHFKQYAGKHVLFVNVATYUGLAVQYPELNALQEDLRDLGIIILGFPCNQFGKEEPGKNSEEILSGLKYVRPGGGFVPNFQLFEKGDVNGENEQKVFTFLKNSCPPTSDLLGSSKQLFWEPMKVHDIRWNFEKFLVGSNGVPVMRWYHRAPVSTVKSDIQEYLKQDA from the exons ATGAGTCTT GTGGATTGCAACAAGGATGTGGCAGGCACCATTTATGAGTATGGAGCACTCACCCTGGATGGCGAGTACATCCACTTTAAGCAGTATGCAGGCAAGCATGTCCTTTTTGTCAACGTGGCCACCTACTGAGGCTTGGCAGTTCAGTACCCTG AATTGAATGCACTACAAGAGGACCTGAGAGATTTGGGTATCATTATTTTAGGCTTTCCCTGCAATcagtttggaaaagaagaacCAGGAAAGAACTCAGAAGAGATcctttctgggctcaa GTATGTGCGTCCAGGTGGAGGCTTTGTCCCCAATTTCCAGCTTTTTGAAAAAGGGGATGTGAATGGAGAGAATGAACAGAAAGTCTTCACTTTCCTGAAG AACTCCTGCCCTCCGACCTCTGATCTTCTGGGCTCATCAAAACAACTCTTCTGGGAGCCCATGAAGGTCCATGACATCCGCTGGAACTTTGAGAAGTTCTTGGTGGGATCTAATGGAGTTCCTGTCATGCGCTGGTACCACCGGGCTCCAGTCAGCACAGTCAAGTCAGACATTCAAGAGTACCTAAAGCAGGATGCTTAG